One region of Pygocentrus nattereri isolate fPygNat1 chromosome 14, fPygNat1.pri, whole genome shotgun sequence genomic DNA includes:
- the LOC108427405 gene encoding C1q-related factor isoform X1: MLVLVLVVLIPVLVSSVGADGSSSGHYEMLGTCRMVCDPYLSKGGTAVATGTASTGSSSSAQAEAEALAADHSSTNLLPPSTLVQGPQGKPGRPGKPGPPGPPGPPGEPGPPGPMGPPGDRGDRSRSVMGSGSNGAISTVTYNTQPRVAFYAGLKNPHEGYEILKFDDVVTNLGNNYDGVSGKFICSVPGTYFFIYHVLMRGGDGTSMWADLCKNGQDFCRAAQATAIKPRTRF, translated from the exons ATGCTGGTCCTGGTGCTGGTGGTGCTCATCCCAGTGCTGGTCAGCTCCGTAGGTGCTGATGGCAGCAGCAGCGGCCACTATGAGATGCTGGGCACGTGCCGCATGGTGTGCGACCCTTACCTGAGCAAAGGGGGCACCGCCGTCGCCACGGGAACTGCCAGCACCGGGTCGTCTTCCTCCGCTCAGGCCGAGGCCGAGGCGCTGGCGGCCGACCACAGTAGCACCAACCTGCTCCCACCCTCCACGCTCGTCCAGGGGCCGCAGGGAAAGCCGGGACGCCCGGGCAAACCGGGACCTCCGGGACCTCCAGGACCTCCCGGAGAGCCAGGCCCCCCGGGTCCGATGGGGCCCCCGGGGGACCGAGGGGACCGGAGTCGGAGCGTCATGGGGTCAGGAAGCAATGGAGCTATCAGTACGGTCACCTACAACACGCAGCCACGAGTGGCCTTTTATGCCGGACTTAAAAACCCTCACGAGGGCTACGAGATCCTCAAGTTCGACGACGTGGTCACCAACCTAGGCAACAACTATGACGGCGTCTCTGGGAAGTTCATTTGCAGCGTGCCGGGCACCTACTTCTTTATCTATCACGTCCTGATGAGGGGTGGCGACGGCACCAGCATGTGGGCCGATTTGTGCAAGAATGGGCAG GATTTCTGCCGTGCAGCCCAGGCAACAGCAATCAAACCCCGAACCCGCTTCTGA